From Melospiza georgiana isolate bMelGeo1 chromosome 33, bMelGeo1.pri, whole genome shotgun sequence, the proteins below share one genomic window:
- the SETDB1 gene encoding histone-lysine N-methyltransferase SETDB1 isoform X2, whose amino-acid sequence MDCQDMKELQQEVMEELGISMEELREIIDKEVENSEWVRQRKQQLEELEQCMRHKEEEVAHVDQLIDDAVRAMDKCEVLAKELYSMMGLQYRDSSSEDEAPAATEVIEIPDEEDDDVMSVDSGWKRSSSGPRISRDQSLLREAMAAMRKSARDVAKFMDAVNKKTNLQEAQKDAQPPQEAPGTAQPITVPAAPSNDLNTDGDLKVGMRILGKKRTKTWHKGTLIAIQTVGAGKKYKVKFDNKGKSLLSGNHIAYDYHPSAERHHVGRRVVARYKDGNQMWLYAGIVAETPNVKNKDRFLIFFDDGYASYVKEWELYPVCRPLKKAWEDIEDVSCRDFVEEYITAYPNRPMVLLKNGQLIKTEWEGTWWKSRVEEVDGSLVKILFLEALPMGTSNVSFSFPQEDRRCEWIYRGSTRLEPMFSMKASTASTQEKKQSGQTRTRPNVGAVRSKGPVVQYTQDLAGAGPQYKTPEPAARPSSPQPAEMECSDTQLAQGRKQVAKKSTSFRPGSVGSGHSSPSSPVLGDTPAAGRALPAPQHRAVPSSVPSAVPSAVPSQPFHGMMDRVPNEPSYRAPLEKLFYLPHVCSYACLARVRPVRSDQYRSRNPLLIPLLYDFRRMTARRRVNRKMGFHVLYKTPCGLCLRSMHEIERYLFETDCDFLFLEMFCLDPYVLVDRKFQPYKPYYYIADITKGKEDVPLSCVNEIDNTPPPQVAYSKERIPGKGVYINTSWEFLVGCDCKDGCRDKSKCACHQLTIQASGCTPGGQINPNSGYQHKRLEECLPTGVYECNKRCKCNVNMCTNRLVQHGLQVRLQLFKTQNKGWGIRCLDDIAKGSFVCIYAGKILTDDFADKEGLEMGDEYFANLDHIESVENFKEGYESDAKCSSDNSGVDLKDDDDDEENTGTEELEESNEDSSDDNFCKDENFNASSVLRSYATRRQTRGQRDHGSSETASKDSGLTRPLGHEEPSTAPACKLPVSEEISKNKVASWLSSNSMAEGLQDSDGASSFRVGEGGEAKAVKVEMPAEREKGCASTLPADLNGEAKAPKKEEPEESTKIPGLGSLGRRYGYNPCPPRLEGIRRPVSGTVLLQSRRRSLAPPPPSENVLMVSSSTDSDEEHRAGQAPGTANDSDDIQTISSGSEEEEGEDKKNPSSGSGPVKRQVAVKSTRGFALKSTHGIAIKSTPLAAADKGESAGPVRRSTRQFYDGEENCYIIDAKLEGNLGRYLNHSCTPNLFVQNVFVDTHDLRFPWVAFFASKRIRAGTELTWDYNYEVGSVEGKELLCCCGAIDCRGRLL is encoded by the exons ATGGATTGCCAGGAcatgaaggagctgcagcaggaggtgatGGAGGAGCTGGGAATCTCCATGGAGGAGCTGAGAGAAATCATCGACAAAGAAGTGGAGAACTCCGAGTGGGTGaggcagaggaagcagcagctggaggagctggagcagtgcatgaggcacaaggaggaggaggtggcccACGTTGACCAGCTCATCGACGATGCTGTGAG GGCCATGGACAAGTGCGAGGTGCTGGCCAAGGAGCTGTACTCCATGATGGGCCTGCAGTACCGGGACAGCAGCTCCGAGGACGAGGCCCCAGCGGCCACAGAAGTGATCGAGATCCCCGACGAGGAGGATGACGATGTCATGAGCGTGGACTCGGGCTGGAAACGCA GCAGCAGCGGTCCCAGAATCTCCAGAGATCAGAGTCTG ctgagggaAGCAATGGCTGCCATGAGGAAATCTGCCCGCGATGTTGCAAAGTTCATGGATGCTGTAAACAAGAAAACCAACTTGCAGGAAGCACAGAAAG ATGCACAACCCCCTCAGGaagctcctggcactgcccagcccatcactgtccctgcagcccctaGCAATGATCTCAACACTGATGGGGACCTCAAAGTGGGCAtgaggattttggggaaaaaaagaaccaaGACGTGGCACAAGGGGACGTTGATTGCCATCCAGACGGTTG GTGCTGGCAAGAAGTACAAAGTGAAATTTGATAACAAAGGGAAGAGTTTGCTCTCGGGCAACCACATTGCCTACGATTACCACCCATCTGCTGAGAGGCACCACGTGGGCAGGAGGGTGGTGGCCAGGTACAAGGATGGCAATCAGATGTGGCTCTATGCTGGGATTGTGGCTGAAACCCCCAATGTCAAGAACAAAGACAG gttcCTGATTTTCTTTGACGACGGTTACGCGTCCTACGTGAAGGAGTGGGAGCTGTACCCGGTGTGCCGGCCCT TGAAAAAGGCCTGGGAGGACATTGAGGATGTTTCCTGTCGGGATTTTGTTGAGGAATACATCACTGCCTACCCCAACCGGCCCATGGTGCTGCTGAAGAATGGGCAGCTGATCAAAACTGAGTGGGAAGGCACCTGGTGGAAATCCAGAGTGGAAGAAGTGGATGGAAGTCTggtgaaaatccttttcctg GAAGCTCTTCCCATGGGAACTTCAAatgtttccttctccttcccacaAGAGGACAGACGTTGTGAGTGGATTTACCGAGGTTCCACACGCCTCGAGCCCATGTTCAGCATGAAGGCTTCCACAGCTTCCACCcaggaaaagaagcaaagtGGGCAAACCAGGACTCGTCCCAACGTTG gtgctgtgaggagcaaggGCCCTGTGGTCCAGTACACCCAGGATTTAGCAGGAGCTGGTCCCCAGTACAAGACTCCAGAGCCAGCTGCACGTCCCTCGTCTcctcagcctgcagagatgGA gtgctcGGACAcgcagctggcccagggcagaaAGCAGGTGGCCAAGAAAAGCACGTCCTTCCGTCCTGGCTCCGTGGGCTCCGGCCACTCGTCGCCATCCTCCCCTGTCCTCGGGGACACCCCGGCAGCCGGGagggccctgccagccccgcagcaccg CGCCGTCCCCAGCAGCGTCCCCAGCGCCGTCCCCAGCGCCGTCCCCTCGCAGCCCTTCCACGGGATGATGGACCGCGTTCCCAACGAGCCGTCGTACCGGGCCCCTCTGGAGAAGCTCTTCTACCTCCCGCACGTGTGCAGCTACGCGTGCCTGGCGCGGGTGCGGCCGGTGCGCAGCGATCAGTACCGCAGCCGCAACCCGCTGCTCATCCCGCTGCTCTACGACTTCCGCCGCATGACGGCGCGGCGCCGCGTCAACCGCAAGATGGGCTTCCACGTGCTCTACAAAACGCCCTGCGGGCTCTGCCTGCGCTCCATGCACGAGATCGAGCGCTACCTCTTCGAGACGGACTGCGACTTCTTGTTCCTGGAGATGTTCTGCCTGGACCCCTACGTGCTGGTGGATCGCAAGTTCCAGCCCTACAAGCCGTACTACTACATCGCGGACATCACCAAGGGCAAGGAGGACGTGCCCCTGTCGTGCGTCAACGAGATCGACAACACGCCGCCGCCGCAGGTGGCCTACAGCAAGGAGAGGATCCCCGGGAAAGGGGTGTACATCAACACCAGCTGGGAGTTCCTCGTGGGCTGTGACTGCAAGGATGGCTGCAGGGACAA ATCCAAGTGTGCCTGTCACCAGCTGACCATCCAGGCCAGCGGCTGCACCCCTGGAGGGCAAATCAACCCCAACTCAGGCTACCAGCACAAGCGGCTGGAGGAGTGTCTTCCAACAGG tGTTTATGAGTGCAACAAGAGGTGCAAGTGCAACGTGAACATGTGCACCAACCGCCTGGTGCAGCACGGCCTCCAGGTGcggctgcagctcttcaagaCCCAGAACAAAGGTTGGGGCATTCGCTGCCTCGACGACATCGCCAAGGGCTCCTTTGTCTGCATCTACGCAG GGAAAATCCTGACTGATGACTTTGCTGACAAAGAGGGGCTGGAGATGGGTGACGAGTACTTTGCCAACCTGGACCACATTGAGAGCGTGGAGAACTTCAAGGAGGGCTACGAGAGCGACGCCAAGTGCTCCTCGGACAACAGCGGCGTGGACCTCAAGGACGACGACGACGACGAGGAGAACACGGGCacggaggagctggaggagtcCAACGAGGACAGCTCTGACGACAACTTCTGCAAGGACGAGAACTTCAACGCCAGCTCGGTGCTGCGCAGCTACGCCACGCGCCGGCAGACGCGCGGCCAGCGCGACCACGGCTCCTCGGAGACGGCCTCCAAGGACTCGGGGCTCACACGGCCCCTCGGCCACGAGGAGCCctccacagcccctgcctgcaaGCTGCCAGTGTCCGAGGAGATCTCCAAGAACAAGGTGGCCTCGTGGCTGAGCTCCAACAGCATGGCTGAGGGCCTGCAGGACAGCGACGGCGCCTCGTCCTTCAGGGTGGGCGAAGGGGGAGAAGCCAAGGCTGTGAAGGTGGAGATGCCTGCAGAGAGGGAGAAGGGCTGTGCTTCCACGCTTCCAGCAGATCTGAATGGAGAGGCGAAGGCACCCAAGAAGGAG GAACCTGAAGAATCAACCAAAATTCCCGG gctgggcagcctgggcaggaggtATGGCTACAACCCCTGCCCTCCGCGGCTGGAGGGGATCCGCAGGCCCGTCAGCGGCAcggtgctgctgcagagccgccgccgctccctggccccgccgcccccctcGGAG AACGTGCTGATGGTGTCGAGCAGCACCGACAGCGatgaggagcacagggcagggcaggcccCGGGCACAGCCAACGACAGCGACGACATCCAGACCATTTCCTCAGGATccgaggaggaggaaggggaggacaAGAAAAATCCATCGTCTGGGTCAG GTCCCGTGAAGAGACAGGTGGCTGTGAAATCCACCCGAGGCTTCGCCCTGAAATCCACCCACGGCATCGCCATCAAGTCCACGCCGCTGGCGGCGGCCGACAAGGGCGAGAGCGCGGGGCCCGTGCGGCGCAGCACGCGCCAGTTCTACGACGGCGAGGAGAACTGCTACATCATCGACGCCAAGCTCGAGGGCAACCTGGGCCGCTACCTCAAC cacagctgcaccccAAACCTCTTTGTGCAGAACGTCTTCGTGGACACCCACGACCTTCGCTTCCCCTGGGTCGCCTTCTTTGCCAGCAA GAGGATCcgagctggcacagagctcaccTGGGATTACAACTACGAGGTTGGCAGCGTGGAGggcaaggagctgctgtgctgctgcggGGCCATCGACTGCCGGGGCCGCCTGCTCTGA
- the SETDB1 gene encoding histone-lysine N-methyltransferase SETDB1 isoform X1 — protein MDCQDMKELQQEVMEELGISMEELREIIDKEVENSEWVRQRKQQLEELEQCMRHKEEEVAHVDQLIDDAVRAMDKCEVLAKELYSMMGLQYRDSSSEDEAPAATEVIEIPDEEDDDVMSVDSGWKRSSSGPRISRDQSLLREAMAAMRKSARDVAKFMDAVNKKTNLQEAQKDAQPPQEAPGTAQPITVPAAPSNDLNTDGDLKVGMRILGKKRTKTWHKGTLIAIQTVGAGKKYKVKFDNKGKSLLSGNHIAYDYHPSAERHHVGRRVVARYKDGNQMWLYAGIVAETPNVKNKDRFLIFFDDGYASYVKEWELYPVCRPLKKAWEDIEDVSCRDFVEEYITAYPNRPMVLLKNGQLIKTEWEGTWWKSRVEEVDGSLVKILFLEALPMGTSNVSFSFPQEDRRCEWIYRGSTRLEPMFSMKASTASTQEKKQSGQTRTRPNVGAVRSKGPVVQYTQDLAGAGPQYKTPEPAARPSSPQPAEMECSDTQLAQGRKQVAKKSTSFRPGSVGSGHSSPSSPVLGDTPAAGRALPAPQHRAVPSSVPSAVPSAVPSQPFHGMMDRVPNEPSYRAPLEKLFYLPHVCSYACLARVRPVRSDQYRSRNPLLIPLLYDFRRMTARRRVNRKMGFHVLYKTPCGLCLRSMHEIERYLFETDCDFLFLEMFCLDPYVLVDRKFQPYKPYYYIADITKGKEDVPLSCVNEIDNTPPPQVAYSKERIPGKGVYINTSWEFLVGCDCKDGCRDKSKCACHQLTIQASGCTPGGQINPNSGYQHKRLEECLPTGVYECNKRCKCNVNMCTNRLVQHGLQVRLQLFKTQNKGWGIRCLDDIAKGSFVCIYAGKILTDDFADKEGLEMGDEYFANLDHIESVENFKEGYESDAKCSSDNSGVDLKDDDDDEENTGTEELEESNEDSSDDNFCKDENFNASSVLRSYATRRQTRGQRDHGSSETASKDSGLTRPLGHEEPSTAPACKLPVSEEISKNKVASWLSSNSMAEGLQDSDGASSFRVGEGGEAKAVKVEMPAEREKGCASTLPADLNGEAKAPKKEEPEESTKIPGLGSLGRRYGYNPCPPRLEGIRRPVSGTVLLQSRRRSLAPPPPSENVLMVSSSTDSDEEHRAGQAPGTANDSDDIQTISSGSEEEEGEDKKNPSSGSAGPVKRQVAVKSTRGFALKSTHGIAIKSTPLAAADKGESAGPVRRSTRQFYDGEENCYIIDAKLEGNLGRYLNHSCTPNLFVQNVFVDTHDLRFPWVAFFASKRIRAGTELTWDYNYEVGSVEGKELLCCCGAIDCRGRLL, from the exons ATGGATTGCCAGGAcatgaaggagctgcagcaggaggtgatGGAGGAGCTGGGAATCTCCATGGAGGAGCTGAGAGAAATCATCGACAAAGAAGTGGAGAACTCCGAGTGGGTGaggcagaggaagcagcagctggaggagctggagcagtgcatgaggcacaaggaggaggaggtggcccACGTTGACCAGCTCATCGACGATGCTGTGAG GGCCATGGACAAGTGCGAGGTGCTGGCCAAGGAGCTGTACTCCATGATGGGCCTGCAGTACCGGGACAGCAGCTCCGAGGACGAGGCCCCAGCGGCCACAGAAGTGATCGAGATCCCCGACGAGGAGGATGACGATGTCATGAGCGTGGACTCGGGCTGGAAACGCA GCAGCAGCGGTCCCAGAATCTCCAGAGATCAGAGTCTG ctgagggaAGCAATGGCTGCCATGAGGAAATCTGCCCGCGATGTTGCAAAGTTCATGGATGCTGTAAACAAGAAAACCAACTTGCAGGAAGCACAGAAAG ATGCACAACCCCCTCAGGaagctcctggcactgcccagcccatcactgtccctgcagcccctaGCAATGATCTCAACACTGATGGGGACCTCAAAGTGGGCAtgaggattttggggaaaaaaagaaccaaGACGTGGCACAAGGGGACGTTGATTGCCATCCAGACGGTTG GTGCTGGCAAGAAGTACAAAGTGAAATTTGATAACAAAGGGAAGAGTTTGCTCTCGGGCAACCACATTGCCTACGATTACCACCCATCTGCTGAGAGGCACCACGTGGGCAGGAGGGTGGTGGCCAGGTACAAGGATGGCAATCAGATGTGGCTCTATGCTGGGATTGTGGCTGAAACCCCCAATGTCAAGAACAAAGACAG gttcCTGATTTTCTTTGACGACGGTTACGCGTCCTACGTGAAGGAGTGGGAGCTGTACCCGGTGTGCCGGCCCT TGAAAAAGGCCTGGGAGGACATTGAGGATGTTTCCTGTCGGGATTTTGTTGAGGAATACATCACTGCCTACCCCAACCGGCCCATGGTGCTGCTGAAGAATGGGCAGCTGATCAAAACTGAGTGGGAAGGCACCTGGTGGAAATCCAGAGTGGAAGAAGTGGATGGAAGTCTggtgaaaatccttttcctg GAAGCTCTTCCCATGGGAACTTCAAatgtttccttctccttcccacaAGAGGACAGACGTTGTGAGTGGATTTACCGAGGTTCCACACGCCTCGAGCCCATGTTCAGCATGAAGGCTTCCACAGCTTCCACCcaggaaaagaagcaaagtGGGCAAACCAGGACTCGTCCCAACGTTG gtgctgtgaggagcaaggGCCCTGTGGTCCAGTACACCCAGGATTTAGCAGGAGCTGGTCCCCAGTACAAGACTCCAGAGCCAGCTGCACGTCCCTCGTCTcctcagcctgcagagatgGA gtgctcGGACAcgcagctggcccagggcagaaAGCAGGTGGCCAAGAAAAGCACGTCCTTCCGTCCTGGCTCCGTGGGCTCCGGCCACTCGTCGCCATCCTCCCCTGTCCTCGGGGACACCCCGGCAGCCGGGagggccctgccagccccgcagcaccg CGCCGTCCCCAGCAGCGTCCCCAGCGCCGTCCCCAGCGCCGTCCCCTCGCAGCCCTTCCACGGGATGATGGACCGCGTTCCCAACGAGCCGTCGTACCGGGCCCCTCTGGAGAAGCTCTTCTACCTCCCGCACGTGTGCAGCTACGCGTGCCTGGCGCGGGTGCGGCCGGTGCGCAGCGATCAGTACCGCAGCCGCAACCCGCTGCTCATCCCGCTGCTCTACGACTTCCGCCGCATGACGGCGCGGCGCCGCGTCAACCGCAAGATGGGCTTCCACGTGCTCTACAAAACGCCCTGCGGGCTCTGCCTGCGCTCCATGCACGAGATCGAGCGCTACCTCTTCGAGACGGACTGCGACTTCTTGTTCCTGGAGATGTTCTGCCTGGACCCCTACGTGCTGGTGGATCGCAAGTTCCAGCCCTACAAGCCGTACTACTACATCGCGGACATCACCAAGGGCAAGGAGGACGTGCCCCTGTCGTGCGTCAACGAGATCGACAACACGCCGCCGCCGCAGGTGGCCTACAGCAAGGAGAGGATCCCCGGGAAAGGGGTGTACATCAACACCAGCTGGGAGTTCCTCGTGGGCTGTGACTGCAAGGATGGCTGCAGGGACAA ATCCAAGTGTGCCTGTCACCAGCTGACCATCCAGGCCAGCGGCTGCACCCCTGGAGGGCAAATCAACCCCAACTCAGGCTACCAGCACAAGCGGCTGGAGGAGTGTCTTCCAACAGG tGTTTATGAGTGCAACAAGAGGTGCAAGTGCAACGTGAACATGTGCACCAACCGCCTGGTGCAGCACGGCCTCCAGGTGcggctgcagctcttcaagaCCCAGAACAAAGGTTGGGGCATTCGCTGCCTCGACGACATCGCCAAGGGCTCCTTTGTCTGCATCTACGCAG GGAAAATCCTGACTGATGACTTTGCTGACAAAGAGGGGCTGGAGATGGGTGACGAGTACTTTGCCAACCTGGACCACATTGAGAGCGTGGAGAACTTCAAGGAGGGCTACGAGAGCGACGCCAAGTGCTCCTCGGACAACAGCGGCGTGGACCTCAAGGACGACGACGACGACGAGGAGAACACGGGCacggaggagctggaggagtcCAACGAGGACAGCTCTGACGACAACTTCTGCAAGGACGAGAACTTCAACGCCAGCTCGGTGCTGCGCAGCTACGCCACGCGCCGGCAGACGCGCGGCCAGCGCGACCACGGCTCCTCGGAGACGGCCTCCAAGGACTCGGGGCTCACACGGCCCCTCGGCCACGAGGAGCCctccacagcccctgcctgcaaGCTGCCAGTGTCCGAGGAGATCTCCAAGAACAAGGTGGCCTCGTGGCTGAGCTCCAACAGCATGGCTGAGGGCCTGCAGGACAGCGACGGCGCCTCGTCCTTCAGGGTGGGCGAAGGGGGAGAAGCCAAGGCTGTGAAGGTGGAGATGCCTGCAGAGAGGGAGAAGGGCTGTGCTTCCACGCTTCCAGCAGATCTGAATGGAGAGGCGAAGGCACCCAAGAAGGAG GAACCTGAAGAATCAACCAAAATTCCCGG gctgggcagcctgggcaggaggtATGGCTACAACCCCTGCCCTCCGCGGCTGGAGGGGATCCGCAGGCCCGTCAGCGGCAcggtgctgctgcagagccgccgccgctccctggccccgccgcccccctcGGAG AACGTGCTGATGGTGTCGAGCAGCACCGACAGCGatgaggagcacagggcagggcaggcccCGGGCACAGCCAACGACAGCGACGACATCCAGACCATTTCCTCAGGATccgaggaggaggaaggggaggacaAGAAAAATCCATCGTCTGGGTCAG CAGGTCCCGTGAAGAGACAGGTGGCTGTGAAATCCACCCGAGGCTTCGCCCTGAAATCCACCCACGGCATCGCCATCAAGTCCACGCCGCTGGCGGCGGCCGACAAGGGCGAGAGCGCGGGGCCCGTGCGGCGCAGCACGCGCCAGTTCTACGACGGCGAGGAGAACTGCTACATCATCGACGCCAAGCTCGAGGGCAACCTGGGCCGCTACCTCAAC cacagctgcaccccAAACCTCTTTGTGCAGAACGTCTTCGTGGACACCCACGACCTTCGCTTCCCCTGGGTCGCCTTCTTTGCCAGCAA GAGGATCcgagctggcacagagctcaccTGGGATTACAACTACGAGGTTGGCAGCGTGGAGggcaaggagctgctgtgctgctgcggGGCCATCGACTGCCGGGGCCGCCTGCTCTGA